A section of the Flavobacteriales bacterium genome encodes:
- a CDS encoding ATP-dependent Clp protease ATP-binding subunit gives MDAKFSPRVRDVITFSREEALRLGHNYIGIEHILLGLIREGEGNAVKILHHLDVDLEELRRSVEGSMEPASAMRPPDKDKITLIKQAEKMLKITFLEAKLFKSPHIDTEHLLLSILKDEDNLATRTLHKFNVDYESVKNEVDAILAGGGPAPTAGTAKGPKAQGPQSADDDDEESGGGYSGGQRKPSDSKSKTPVLDNFGRDLTKLAEDGKLDPIVGREKEIERVSQVLSRRKKNNPVLIGEPGVGKSAIAEGLALRIIQRKVSRVLFGKRIVALDIASLVAGTKYRGQFEERMKAVMNELENSPDVILFIDEIHTIVGAGGASGSLDASNMFKPALARGEIQCIGATTLDEYRQYIEKDGALERRFQKVLVEPTSVDETIQILNNIKEKYEDHHNVNYTPEAIEACVKLTNRYITDRHLPDKAIDALDEAGSRVHISNIVVPKNILDVEGKIEEVKEEKNKVVRSQRYEEAAKLRDRERQLQEELERAKKQWEEESRTHRTTVNEENVAEVVAMMSGIPVTRIAEKESGKLRRMKEEMQGKVIGQDEAVGKVVKAIQRNRAGLKDPNRPIGSFIFLGPTGVGKTQLAKELARYLFDTEEALVRIDMSEYMEKFSVSRLIGAPPGYVGYEEGGQLTEKVRRRPYAIILLDEIEKAHPDVFNLLLQALDDGKMTDSLGRHIDFKNTIIIMTSNIGARDLADYGKGVGFGTTARSEAQEETNRGIIEKALKKAFAPEFLNRIDDIIMFNSLKREDIHKIIDIELGHLYKRIGELGYELKLTDEAKDFLVEKGYDEKFGARPLKRAIQKFIEDPMAEEIINQAIEEGDKIVVGLNKEKTDVAIKVTKGKKKIGKAEGGEPKELPPAPGE, from the coding sequence ATGGACGCCAAATTCTCCCCCCGGGTCCGGGACGTCATCACCTTCAGCCGCGAGGAGGCCCTCCGGCTCGGGCACAACTACATCGGCATCGAGCACATCCTGCTCGGCCTCATCCGCGAGGGCGAGGGCAACGCCGTGAAGATCCTCCACCACCTGGACGTGGACCTGGAGGAGCTCCGCCGTTCGGTGGAGGGCAGCATGGAGCCCGCCAGCGCGATGCGCCCGCCGGACAAGGACAAGATCACCCTGATCAAGCAGGCCGAGAAGATGCTGAAGATCACCTTCCTGGAGGCCAAGCTGTTCAAGAGCCCGCACATCGACACCGAGCACCTGCTGCTCAGCATCCTGAAGGACGAGGACAACCTGGCCACCCGCACCCTGCACAAGTTCAACGTGGATTACGAGAGCGTGAAGAACGAAGTGGACGCCATCCTCGCCGGGGGTGGCCCCGCCCCCACGGCCGGCACCGCCAAAGGACCGAAGGCCCAGGGCCCGCAGAGCGCGGACGACGACGACGAGGAGAGCGGCGGCGGATACTCCGGCGGCCAGCGCAAGCCCTCCGACAGCAAGAGCAAGACGCCGGTGCTGGACAACTTCGGCCGCGACCTGACCAAGCTGGCCGAGGACGGCAAGCTGGACCCCATCGTGGGCCGCGAGAAGGAGATCGAGCGCGTGAGCCAGGTGCTGAGCCGACGCAAGAAGAACAACCCCGTGCTGATCGGCGAGCCCGGCGTGGGCAAAAGCGCCATCGCCGAAGGCCTGGCCCTGCGCATCATCCAGCGCAAGGTGAGCCGCGTGCTCTTCGGCAAACGCATCGTGGCCCTCGACATCGCCAGCCTGGTGGCCGGCACCAAGTACCGCGGCCAGTTCGAGGAGCGCATGAAGGCGGTGATGAACGAGCTGGAGAACAGCCCGGACGTGATCCTCTTCATCGACGAGATCCACACCATCGTGGGCGCCGGCGGTGCCAGCGGAAGCCTCGACGCCAGCAACATGTTCAAGCCCGCCCTGGCGCGCGGCGAGATCCAGTGCATCGGCGCCACCACCCTCGACGAGTACCGCCAGTACATCGAGAAGGACGGGGCCCTGGAGCGCCGCTTCCAAAAGGTGCTGGTGGAGCCCACGAGCGTGGACGAGACCATCCAGATCCTCAACAACATCAAGGAGAAGTACGAGGATCACCACAACGTGAACTACACGCCGGAGGCCATCGAGGCCTGCGTGAAGCTCACCAACCGGTACATCACCGACCGGCACCTGCCGGACAAGGCCATCGACGCGCTGGACGAGGCGGGCAGCCGGGTGCACATCAGCAACATCGTGGTGCCCAAGAACATCCTGGATGTGGAGGGCAAGATCGAGGAGGTGAAGGAGGAGAAGAACAAGGTGGTGCGCAGCCAGCGCTACGAGGAGGCCGCCAAGCTGCGGGACCGCGAGCGGCAGTTGCAGGAGGAGCTGGAGCGCGCCAAGAAGCAGTGGGAGGAGGAGAGCCGCACCCACCGCACCACCGTGAACGAGGAGAACGTGGCCGAGGTGGTGGCCATGATGAGCGGCATCCCCGTGACGCGGATCGCCGAGAAGGAGAGCGGCAAGCTGCGCCGCATGAAGGAGGAGATGCAGGGCAAGGTGATCGGCCAGGACGAGGCGGTGGGCAAGGTGGTGAAGGCCATCCAGCGCAACCGTGCCGGCCTGAAGGACCCCAACCGCCCCATCGGCTCGTTCATCTTCCTGGGCCCCACGGGCGTGGGCAAGACGCAGCTGGCCAAGGAGCTCGCCCGCTACCTCTTCGACACCGAGGAGGCGCTGGTGCGGATCGACATGAGCGAGTACATGGAGAAGTTCTCCGTGAGCCGCCTGATCGGCGCGCCGCCGGGCTATGTGGGCTACGAGGAGGGCGGCCAGCTCACCGAGAAGGTGCGCCGCCGGCCCTACGCCATCATCCTGCTCGACGAGATCGAGAAGGCGCACCCCGACGTGTTCAACCTGCTGCTGCAGGCGCTCGATGACGGCAAGATGACCGACAGCCTCGGCCGCCACATCGACTTCAAGAACACGATCATCATCATGACCTCAAACATCGGGGCGCGCGACCTGGCCGACTACGGCAAGGGCGTGGGCTTCGGCACCACGGCGCGCAGCGAGGCGCAGGAGGAGACCAACCGCGGCATCATCGAGAAGGCGCTCAAGAAGGCCTTCGCCCCGGAGTTCCTCAACCGCATCGACGACATCATCATGTTCAACTCGCTGAAGCGGGAGGACATCCACAAGATCATCGACATCGAGCTGGGGCACCTGTACAAGCGCATCGGCGAGCTGGGCTACGAACTGAAGCTCACCGACGAGGCCAAGGACTTCCTGGTGGAGAAGGGCTACGACGAGAAGTTCGGTGCCCGTCCGCTGAAGCGGGCCATCCAGAAGTTCATCGAGGACCCCATGGCCGAGGAGATCATCAACCAGGCCATCGAGGAGGGCGACAAGATCGTCGTGGGCCTCAACAAGGAGAAGACCGACGTGGCCATCAAGGTCACCAAGGGCAAGAAGAAGATCGGCAAGGCCGAAGGCGGCGAGCCCAAGGAGCTGCCCCCGGCGCCGGGCGAATAA